The region CTCGCCGGTCGTCGGGTCCTTCTCCGCGCGGGTCGGCGGGCGCAGCGCGACCATCAGCTCGAGGCCGGTCGTCGAAGTGGTGCCGCGCGGCGTCATCACCCGATCCGCGTACAAGCCGAGGTAGCGGGCAAGGTCGGCCGGGTGCATCGTCGGCAGCTGCGGGTCGTCCTTCTTGTCCCACTCCCGGGCGTCCAGCGCGTTCCAGGACAGGATGCACAGCTGGACGCAGCGGCGCCTGGAGCCCTCGGGCTCGCGGAAGACGCGGGCCCACGGCCCGAACCCGCGCTGGGTGAGCTGGAGCCCGGCCCGCTCGATCTGCTTGACCACCTTGTGGCCGGCCGGGATCCGTCCCGCATTCCGCTCCTCCTCCGACAGGGCGGCGGGCAGACCGTAGCGCTCCAGCGCGGCCGGAGTGAGGACGAGGATCGGGTCGGCGTCCCGGCCGTTGCGGTGCAGCCGGGCCTGACCGAGCCGGGCCTCAATCAGCGTCCAGTCGACGAGCGCCGGAATGGACTTGGCGGGCACGTCCAGGACCAGGCCGCCGACGCAGTACGCCGACACCTGTCCCTCCTCGCAGTCGATCACAGCAAGCGGGCCGTTCTCGAAGCGTGGATCGACGGTGGTCGGCTTCTTCGCCGCCTTCTTCGCACCCGGGCGCCGCGACGACGGGGCGGGCCCGGCGGTGCCGCTCGCCTCCGTCGTCAGGCGGGAGGGCGGTACAGCGGCGGGCACGGGGACCAGCTCTGAGGGCGGACCGGTGAACGCCTCCGGGACCACGGGCGCCGGGGCATCGGCGGGCACGTCGGTGGCCGGGGCGGGGAACCGCGCGGCGAGGCCCTCCAAGAGTCGGGCGTAGGCGGCGCGCTTCGGCGGCCGGGGCTCCGTCTTTCCGGTCTCCCAGTTCCCCACCGCTTCCCGGCGGGCATCCAGCGCTGTGGCGATCTGTGCCTGACTCAGGCCCGCCGCCTCACGTAGACGCTTGCGCTCCGCAGGGTCCGGCAGGTCGTCCTGCGCGACTTGCTCCAGCAGTGCATCGACGGCGCTGAACAGCTCGTTCTCAGCGGACACAGAGGTCACCTCCAATAGACATCATACCTGATCGCGCATTGGATCGATCATTGAATCGCTCATCAATCGCGCGTTGATTTGGAGTGCAACACGCGGGCAGGTAAGTCGCGCAACGGCTATCCGTTCAGGTCGGGCCCGCAACTGTCCTGTCTCTGTGATGTCCGGGCAGTCTCGGAGATCTCCGGGCATCAGCCCCGGCGTCTCGCGCAAGTCCGGCACGGCCCCGATATCCGTGCCGGTCACGAGCCCTGTGGCCTTCCCGGACCGGCGCATCGCACCGGCGGTTACCCGGACTTCTTCGGGACGCCGGACCCGCTGGGCGTCTCACCCAAGTCCGGGTAACGCAGGTCGGAGGGGCGTCGTACCTGGAGATATCTGGGACCGGACACCGGACGTTGCGTCATGTGTTGCACGCCCGCTGCCCTTGGCCCCGTTGCCCGGCAGAGCGACGGCGCAGAGTCAAGGCCGGCTGCCAGGACATGGGTGCCCGCACCGAAGGACAGGCGGCAGACCTGGTCGTTCGGGGAACTACGCCCCGTTCGAGATGGCGGGTCGGCACACTGGCCCGGTGACTTCCTGGCTGAACCGCCGTTGGCTCGGGCTTTGGTCCCGTCTGCACCGCGACTTCGACGGCACCGACCCCACCGCGAAATGGACCGCCCGCGCCGTCTGGGCACTGCTGACCGGGGCAACCTGCCTGGTGCTGGGCCGCGCAGCCACCTGGCCTCCCGGGCCGTAGGCGCATCCCCGGCCCTGACCGGGTGGCTTGCCGTGTGGCTCCTGGTCTCCGTGTTCACCGTCGCGCTGATCGCGGTCGGTGCCGGACCGGGCCGCACCCGTCGGCCGGCACTGACCGCGCTCAGCCTCGTGACCGGCGTCGTCCTGCTGACGGCGCCGTCTTGGCCGGCCTGACACCCGCCCCGTACAGCAGCCCGCAGTCAGGCAGAGGGGTGCTGCCTGGTGCCGCCGCCGCTGCCGCTGCCGTTCAGCGGGATCAGGGTCTCCAGACGAGCGCCCTTGACCCAGGAGCCCAGCAGGTCGCGGTGCAGGGCCACGATGTCCTGGCGCAGCGCCAGGCCCAGCGCGGCCTTCGTGAACGAGCGGCACGTGGTGACGAACAAGGCGACATCCGCGCCGTGTTCGAGACGGGCGGTGCCGACGAACTTCTGCATGTCCTGCGAGGACACGCTCCGGTGCGGCGCGTACTTCTTGCACTGGACGACCAGCTTGCGGCCGTCGGCCAGGTAGCCGACGACATCCGCGCCCAAGTCGCCGCTCTTGCCGCTGACGACGACCTTCGTGCAGCCGTCCCGCCGACACAGATCGGCGACGTACGTCTCGAACTCCTGCCACGACAACGCGTCGACCTCTGCCATCGACAACTCCCGCGCCCGGGCCTCCTCCCGCGCCCGCCACACACGGTCCTGGCCGGCCGCGAGACGGTGCGCCCGCCACAGCGCCCATCCGACCCCGCCCACCACGGCCGTGGCGAGCACGGCCACCAAGACCGGCCACACCACCGCCCAGTGCCGGGCCACCCAGACCGCGGCGACCACGGCCACCACCGCACCCCAGCCCTGCAACTGCCGGCGCGTCCGCTTCTTCAAACGCCGGCACCGTCGACGTGCCGCCATCACTCCCCCACTCCCCCGACCCGTGCCCTGCAGTGCGCACCGACGGGCGCCGTCCGGCCCGTACGTGTGCGGGGGCTCATCGGCCGGCCTGGGTGACGCCGCTCGCAAGCTGTCCCACGATGTTCAAGATCCCCTGGCCCGCCGCGGTGGGCGCGATCAGGACGCCCAGCGCCAGGACGATGACGACGGTCAGCTTCTCGTCGACGCGGCTACGGGCCTGCGTACGCCTCCGCAGCCGCCAGACGACAATGACTGCGAGCAGCACCGTCACGTTGATGGTCAGCAACCGTCACAACCTCCCCCACACGACCGGACATCACCCACGCGTACGGCAGCACACCACCCCAGCCTCCTTATGTAGCCAGGCCTCAGCGATGTTGGGACCGGGTTGCCGACGAATGGCACAAAGCCATCGGACCTGGCCGAATACCGCACGACGGAACAGCCGTGGACGTGCACGGCGACGCAAGCGCCCTTCAGAAGCCGAGCACCGGCAGACGGCGCGAGGCCCCGGCGCGGCTATGTCACAGCGGGCCGACGGTCACCTGCGCAAAGCTTTCCGCCAGGGCCGCTCCACAGCTGGCTGATCATCGCGCTGACACGGCCTCAGCCCCCGTGGCAACGCCGTGGGTCGAGGTTTCGGCTATTCGGAGGGCGGTAGGACCCTGCCCAGACCTCGCCCCGGGGCAGGAGAGTTGGATGTCGGGAGGGCTATGCCCAGAAATGGCCCCAGGGCCGTGGAGTCAGATGCCGGAGGGTCCTCCACGTACTCATGGCTTTCGGGCACCCAGACGGTGAGCATGGGTTGGGTCACCGTGCGCAAGGCGACGGCGGCACCGATGTGGTCGCCAACGGCCTGGAGGGCGTAGCGCAGGGTGCTGTATTGACGGCTCCCCGCGGCTGCCCGCCGCTCGATGTTGTCCCACCAGGGGTGGGGTGCAGCTGGCCGTGTATGGGCCATGCCCGGCTCGAAGGCTTCCACCAGTGCACCGCTGCGCCAGTGTTCGAACCGG is a window of Streptomyces sp. B21-083 DNA encoding:
- a CDS encoding restriction endonuclease encodes the protein MAARRRCRRLKKRTRRQLQGWGAVVAVVAAVWVARHWAVVWPVLVAVLATAVVGGVGWALWRAHRLAAGQDRVWRAREEARARELSMAEVDALSWQEFETYVADLCRRDGCTKVVVSGKSGDLGADVVGYLADGRKLVVQCKKYAPHRSVSSQDMQKFVGTARLEHGADVALFVTTCRSFTKAALGLALRQDIVALHRDLLGSWVKGARLETLIPLNGSGSGGGTRQHPSA
- a CDS encoding DUF6461 domain-containing protein, whose translation is MSQSSSGPEAWITDPGMPSACLTFTRSRTPGQVLTAYGADLQDAHLASRQDALVVSRAPEKGSVLRAVQLADWTLCLEEDNILGAMPQALASLSKGTETLCILRGGDGTHRFEHWRSGALVEAFEPGMAHTRPAAPHPWWDNIERRAAAGSRQYSTLRYALQAVGDHIGAAVALRTVTQPMLTVWVPESHEYVEDPPASDSTALGPFLGIALPTSNSPAPGRGLGRVLPPSE